From the Labrus mixtus chromosome 17, fLabMix1.1, whole genome shotgun sequence genome, one window contains:
- the dusp4 gene encoding dual specificity protein phosphatase 4, whose product MEDLGEMDCPVVKRLLKDDSAKCLLLDCRSFLAFSAGHIRGAVNARCNTIVRRRAKGSVLSLDQILAGDEEVRGRLRSGMYSAVVLYDERTPDSETVKEDSTLTLVLNAVCSDSSGTQIYLLKGGYDRFFAEYPEYCLKTKSLPSLTSQSSIDSACSSCGTPHHDQGGPVEILPFLYLGSALHASKKEVLDGIGISALLNVSADCPNHFEGAYQYKCIPVEDNHKEDISCWFLEAIEFIDSVRDSSGRVLVHCQAGISRSATICLAYLMKRKRVRLDEAFEFVRRRRSIISPNFSFMGQLLQFETQLLATSCAAEAAATASPLLGPKSSATTTSTSTTPTSPFIFNFPVSVVNSAYLHHSPLTTSPGC is encoded by the exons ATGGAGGACCTAGGAGAGATGGACTGCCCGGTGGTGAAGCGGCTCCTAAAAGACGACAGCGCCAAGTGCCTGCTGCTGGACTGCCGCTCGTTCCTCGCCTTCAGTGCGGGGCACATCCGCGGCGCCGTCAATGCCCGCTGCAACACTATCGTCCGCCGCAGAGCCAAGGGCTCCGTGTTGAGCCTGGACCAGATACTAGCCGGGGACGAGGAGGTCCGGGGCCGCCTACGCTCCGGAATGTATTCCGCGGTGGTGCTGTACGACGAGAGGACGCCGGACTCTGAGACGGTGAAGGAGGACAGCACTCTGACCCTGGTCCTCAATGCGGTGTGCAGTGACTCCTCCGGCACACAGATATACCTGCTTAAAG GTGGATATGACAGATTTTTCGCAGAGTACCCAGAGTACTGTTTAAAGACCAAATCCTTGCCATCCCTCACCAGCCAGTCCAGCATCGACTCTGCCTGCTCGTCGTGTGGAACGCCACATCACGATCAG GGGGGTCCAGTGGAGATTCTCCCGTTTCTCTACCTTGGCAGCGCCCTCCATGCCTCGAAGAAAGAGGTTTTAGACGGTATCGGAATCTCCGCCTTGCTGAACGTGTCCGCAGACTGTCCAAACCATTTCGAGGGGGCGTACCAGTACAAATGTATTCCTGTGGAGGATAACCATAAAGAAGACATCAGCTGCTGGTTCCTGGAGGCTATTGAGTTCATAG ACTCAGTAAGAGACTCCAGTGGGCGAGTGCTGGTCCACTGTCAAGCAGGCATCTCTCGCTCTGCAACAATCTGCCTCGCCTACTTGATGAAGAGGAAGCGGGTGCGACTGGATGAGGCGTTCGAGTTTGTGCGCCGGCGTCGCAGCATCATTTCCCCGAACTTCAGCTTCATGGGTCAGCTGCTGCAGTTCGAGACTCAGCTCCTCGCCACCTCGTGTGCTGCAGAAGCCGCTGCCACCGCGAGCCCTCTCCTCGGACCCAAATCCTCAGCGACCACCACCTCGACGTCAACGACACCCACCTCCCCGTTCATTTTTAACTTTCCAGTTTCTGTGGTGAACTCTGCCTACCTGCACCACAGTCCACTCACGACCTCCCCTGGCTGCTGA